One window of Pyrus communis chromosome 12, drPyrComm1.1, whole genome shotgun sequence genomic DNA carries:
- the LOC137711244 gene encoding WAT1-related protein At1g44800-like translates to MYTYGMISPFIRELGGESGGESSISARYDEIRSDDGIDERASASGGGDDEISSEDGSDEQSADEEDVPKPPTASTRSAWVRVARWTIGVSIPLIAGSATIVSTRSRGITFDVFNFFTNGLSFLMLLLATIILRTPFPTLTPSLFIRIMGLHVFEPLSQIWLSFGAQFLPAQFTVCLQSVVPALTYLISLIFRIQSISIRKKSDQAKLGGLVITFCGAFLIGKYNGPTIAAHRLVNENWTWPLCLVIASVLCSACHNVLMENTMEKYDVEALWLATIVRFSAMIPSLIIALVTTRGRAYKWVMGWDFNTFCWVFAVSFIN, encoded by the exons ATGTATACATACGGGATGATTAGTCCTTTTATACGAGAGCTGGGTGGCGAGAGTGGTGGGGAGAGCAGCATTAGTGCTAGGTACGACGAAATTAGAAGTGATGATGGCATCGATGAACGTGCTAGTGCCAGTGGTGGTGGGGACGACGAGATTAGCAGTGAGGATGGCAGCGATGAACAAAGTGCTGATGAAGAAGATGTACCAAAGCCGCCCACTGCTTCTACTAG aTCCGCATGGGTTAGAGTCGCCCGATGGACCATTGGTGTGTCAATCCCACTAATAGCAGGGAGCGCCACTATAGTGTCTACAAGGTCAAGGGGCATCACTTTTGATGTGTTCAATTTCTTTACGAACGGACTATCCTTTTTAATGCTGTTGCTCGCTACAATCATTTTGAG GACACCATTTCCTACATTGACACCTTCCCTGTTCATACGCATAATGGGTCTTCATGTGTTCGA GCCTTTATCCCAGATTTGGTTGTCTTTTGGTGCCCAATTCTTGCCAGCCCAATTTACTGTTTGCTTGCAATCGGTTGTCCCCGCATTGACATACTTGATCTCATTAATCTTCAG GATACAGTCGATCTCTATTCGCAAGAAGAGCGACCAAGCAAAACTGGGGGGTCTAGTAATAACTTTTTGTGGGGCGTTCTTGATTGGAAAATATAATGGCCCCACCATCGCAGCTCATCGACTTGTCAATGAAAACTGGACCTGGCCATTGTGTCTTGTGATCGCTTCAGTACTGTGCTCAGCTTGCCACAATGTACTCATG GAAAACACTATGGAGAAGTATGACGTCGAGGCTCTATGGCTTGCAACTATAGTACGGTTTTCAGCTATGATCCCCAGCCTCATTATTGCCCTGGTCACCACTCGTGGACGAGCCTACAAGTGGGTTATGGGTTGGGACTTCAACACGTTTTGCTGGGTATTTGCGGTTAGTTTCATAAACTAA